DNA from Brevibacterium sp. 'Marine':
GGTCGGGAACCTCCGTCAATGGGATCACCGTGCCGGTGATGGGTGCAGCGATCGTGACTGCCATAGTCAGCAGGCCGCCTTTCTCCAAAATCAGTTGTACTTCGCCTAGACTGACCTCAGACTACAGACAAGGATCACTGTCGACCAGCAGATGCTCACCGGCGAGCAGAGGAGACGAAGACGTGACTCAGCCCATGAGGTCTTCGATGTCATCGACGAGGTTGTCCGCCTCCGGACCGACGACGACCTGGACCGCGCTTCCCTGCACCACCACGCCGAAGGCGCCGGCAGCCGTGAGCGCCTGTTCGTCGACGAGAGAGTCATCGTCGACCTCGACGCGCAGGCGAGTGATGCACGCTTCGATGTCGTCGATGTTGTCGGCACCGCCCAGTCCGGCGAGGATCTGCGCTGCTTTGTCCATGTCTGTCACCTTCATCTCCGGCACCCATGCGCCGGCGTCGATTTCACGTTCTGCGATCTGGCTCACAAGTCTACGTCGACTCGTGCCCGACGACCCCACTTCCGAGGAGGAACCCGATGACCACCGCATCCGCTGAGGCACCGAAGAAGCGCAGGAAGGCGATACCAGGGTTCGCCCAGCTCCAACGCGTCGGCCGCTCCCTCATGCTCCCGATCGCCGTGCTGCCCGCCGCGGCTCTGCTGATGCGCTTCGGCCAGCCGGACATGCTCGGCGCCGACGGGCTCGGCCAGTTCGCCGACTGGCTGCTGCCGGTGGCGACGGTCTTCGCGGCCGCCGGTTCGGCTCTGTTCGACAACCTGCCGCTGATCTTCGCCGTCGGTGTGGCCATCGGCTTCGCGAAGAAGGCCGACGGCTCCACGGCACTGGCCGCCGTCGTCGGCTATATGGTCCTCACCGGAGTCTTCACGGCCATGGCTCCGAGTTTCGGCTCGGACAACGGTGAGGGTGAGAACGTCATCAACTTCGGAGTGCTCGGCGGAATCGTCGTCGGCATCATCACCGCCCTGCTCTATCAGCGCTATCACCGGATCAAACTGCCGACCTACCTCGGCTTCTTCGGCGGTCGCCGCTTCGTCCCGATCGTCACT
Protein-coding regions in this window:
- a CDS encoding PTS glucose/sucrose transporter subunit IIB, encoding MDKAAQILAGLGGADNIDDIEACITRLRVEVDDDSLVDEQALTAAGAFGVVVQGSAVQVVVGPEADNLVDDIEDLMG